In one Flammeovirga yaeyamensis genomic region, the following are encoded:
- a CDS encoding adhesin codes for MALLDRNTLKTFFNQGKLPSQENFHDLIESSVNKLDDGLSKSMDEGLMLSPVGDTNKLVSFFKNIEDRSPIWSFTSGQTDRNLHLQNQQGESVMTFGQEGLVGVNCPKPNHDLEVGGTIGAKARVGTLYKGSVEANGKWQPIIENLNGCHAFEIVAGVGKKKTGKYALVIAQAISTFGNSHDKIKTTQAYYGSRGNKIEFRWKGDTYNYQLEMRTKGNYEGNTIANFHVTSLWEDQFMDESFID; via the coding sequence ATGGCATTATTAGATAGAAATACATTAAAGACATTTTTTAATCAAGGAAAATTACCCTCTCAGGAAAATTTTCACGATTTAATAGAATCGAGCGTAAATAAACTGGATGATGGATTATCCAAAAGTATGGACGAAGGTTTGATGCTCTCTCCTGTTGGAGATACCAATAAATTAGTCAGTTTCTTTAAAAATATAGAAGACAGAAGTCCAATTTGGAGTTTTACATCAGGACAAACCGATAGAAATTTACATTTACAGAACCAACAAGGAGAAAGTGTCATGACTTTTGGTCAAGAAGGACTTGTGGGTGTCAACTGTCCTAAACCAAATCACGATCTTGAAGTTGGAGGAACAATAGGAGCTAAGGCAAGAGTAGGTACATTATACAAAGGTAGTGTAGAGGCTAATGGTAAATGGCAACCCATTATTGAAAATTTGAATGGATGTCATGCATTTGAAATTGTTGCAGGTGTTGGTAAAAAGAAAACGGGTAAATATGCTTTAGTAATTGCCCAGGCGATCAGTACGTTTGGTAATTCACACGATAAGATTAAAACTACTCAAGCCTATTATGGATCAAGAGGTAATAAAATAGAATTTCGATGGAAAGGTGATACCTATAATTACCAATTGGAGATGAGAACTAAAGGGAATTATGAGGGAAATACTATAGCCAATTTTCATGTTACTTCACTTTGGGAAGATCAATTTATGGATGAATCCTTTATCGATTAA
- a CDS encoding LysM peptidoglycan-binding domain-containing protein produces the protein MSDYQIRKKDFERVSQDNTYVAKNHQEKTLLKVLPEYDELLKREEVLSPEERWKNIKEKQSETDQRGLMVAKQCIYDPELIIIALEDTWWISRDNLASAILKNLDAIAVMILPNHIKEKLRSEIDDLWVGQFDRKMLQRLDEQGNNIQADLVMSLNELYQLAQLLKFHIDEPKDNKDKIISLVNKCKNDKKTLDVLNIIYEGDLWHDLKFVGNTAELITLSDSGEGVEQLKGNIPEDFLLLDRNKGIQDYKFKLPAGGSIWTIARRFHTTVKEIAEENGWKLEKDGTFKDAAGKKVVITAGQTIDLPDTGLKINPGETVYVLENGEVVQKLKKNNAPQKITPKSIEYNAFKLYKEIASDLTSGFSKLIDYLKLLENDYVNVRLFLGFYATASQSNLISHIRSKVAEKSRHTRIIQRRMNRVFLPQLNPFITNLVVDLETAKHFRNVQHQMGKTTQVRKELWKGFTMEKIVKKTRDELHKYKSKKSADSQNILGALMALQRNQPLIDDFFDEYGQDNFDQDMINSRKSIPIDYGNTLMISGGFGAPTPMYNHYFKPVNDGLADSIYQLLESKTERIHADGMVDVSHHFNLSLDQIEDRRFKSFAQGSLIKFHESPQEEVEYFYTVKEDESPLIIAKKFNISLQELMELNNWDSIAPNGVIKAGGKDIHLQPHQGVIVPNFEKTENHHYICGPKVWEINASGFKISDGGTWQVDAEKYNPNYFDNLMNQVLNSKLGGTSISFNLEVYLNGDILFTIYARVGLNANTEVSIGDDLGIMTSLSLKLNAKLGIYGLGNLQSSTNLFSQNIAYDNTKHFTTHFNHWIYKFFLNKNVVSESFMEYWQDEENQKYAYIGAKKMRTVNLLASKVGQDEKTGLRTYEFDALPSIGMLGEEIDETKADKAKRTVSDFSYMFVNKGPLAILYNMIGDDPNNDNNGHYVTVDLTLKGSDLIEFIKKAPKLAEFAKEEYNILKLVYELSGNTTGEKLKGTSSIVIQTLLSEGPKFLWNTSKGFLKESILPQITSRSVKAEDTVFTMAKGVDEDKALDQMLLNHVKGVKPKTKTNFELDGGIKFTLQTVYENGDLKLQYKRATLLGAIDFGVESPRFGNFIAGASVGFNVGIEYERNIWEAPGTETLTYISTVYNAHAAAGLNSESDKGRRDDAMSRFIAIEKYLFAEERNKEYYKKAIKNKDDLKKAESLEKLSKEKKEFELFRYMNKLHWDAVGKDTKYTSEGWKNYKETYSSEIQELANNFIHPLLKHKGDNNFNKAAEEKSLTMISKEVANKYFESPADLFGDLKLYSDKDDVDLIKFEKYVLFNLFKDQQKYDYEYDK, from the coding sequence ATGTCTGATTATCAAATAAGAAAAAAAGATTTTGAGAGGGTAAGTCAAGATAATACTTACGTTGCCAAGAACCACCAAGAAAAAACGCTTCTAAAAGTTTTACCTGAGTATGATGAGCTATTAAAACGAGAAGAAGTACTTAGTCCTGAGGAACGTTGGAAGAACATTAAGGAGAAGCAGTCGGAAACAGATCAACGTGGTTTAATGGTGGCTAAGCAATGTATTTATGATCCGGAATTAATCATTATTGCCCTTGAAGATACTTGGTGGATTTCTAGAGATAATTTAGCGAGTGCGATATTGAAGAATTTAGATGCAATTGCGGTCATGATTCTTCCGAATCACATCAAAGAAAAATTGAGATCTGAGATTGATGATTTGTGGGTGGGACAATTTGATAGAAAAATGTTGCAACGCCTGGATGAACAAGGAAATAACATTCAGGCTGATTTGGTGATGTCCTTAAATGAACTTTATCAATTAGCACAATTACTCAAATTTCATATTGATGAACCAAAGGATAATAAAGATAAAATCATTTCATTAGTCAATAAATGTAAGAATGATAAAAAGACTTTAGATGTATTGAATATCATCTATGAAGGTGATTTATGGCATGATTTAAAATTTGTAGGAAATACTGCTGAACTTATTACATTATCTGATTCAGGAGAAGGAGTAGAACAACTGAAGGGTAATATTCCAGAAGATTTTCTTCTTTTGGATAGGAATAAAGGGATTCAGGATTATAAGTTTAAGTTACCCGCAGGTGGTTCTATTTGGACTATAGCAAGAAGATTCCATACAACCGTAAAAGAGATTGCTGAAGAGAACGGTTGGAAGTTAGAGAAGGACGGTACTTTTAAAGATGCTGCAGGAAAAAAGGTGGTGATTACGGCAGGGCAAACTATTGATCTTCCAGATACGGGATTAAAGATTAATCCAGGGGAAACGGTATATGTTCTTGAAAATGGTGAAGTGGTACAAAAGTTAAAGAAAAACAATGCACCACAAAAAATCACCCCAAAATCAATTGAGTATAATGCTTTTAAACTCTATAAAGAAATAGCATCCGATTTAACTAGTGGTTTTAGTAAACTGATCGATTATTTAAAACTGCTCGAAAACGACTATGTGAATGTACGTTTGTTTTTGGGATTTTATGCAACCGCTTCCCAAAGTAACCTAATTAGTCATATCCGTTCTAAAGTAGCTGAAAAATCAAGGCATACCAGAATTATACAACGTAGGATGAATCGAGTGTTTTTACCTCAACTTAATCCATTTATTACCAATTTAGTAGTAGACCTAGAAACTGCGAAACATTTTAGGAATGTTCAGCACCAAATGGGTAAAACTACTCAGGTAAGAAAAGAACTTTGGAAGGGTTTTACGATGGAAAAGATTGTCAAAAAAACTAGGGATGAACTTCATAAATATAAATCAAAAAAATCAGCGGATAGTCAAAATATATTAGGTGCGTTAATGGCATTACAAAGAAATCAGCCATTAATAGATGACTTCTTTGATGAATATGGTCAAGACAACTTTGACCAAGACATGATCAATTCAAGAAAATCTATACCAATTGATTATGGAAACACACTTATGATTTCTGGAGGATTTGGTGCTCCAACCCCCATGTATAATCATTATTTTAAACCTGTAAATGATGGCCTAGCCGATAGTATTTATCAATTATTAGAAAGTAAAACAGAGAGAATTCATGCGGATGGTATGGTAGATGTTTCTCATCACTTTAACCTTTCGTTAGATCAGATAGAAGATAGGAGATTCAAATCGTTTGCTCAAGGAAGTCTAATTAAATTTCATGAGTCACCACAGGAAGAAGTGGAGTATTTTTATACAGTCAAAGAAGACGAATCTCCATTAATCATCGCTAAGAAATTCAATATCTCCCTTCAAGAGTTAATGGAGTTGAATAATTGGGATAGTATCGCTCCTAATGGAGTAATAAAAGCGGGAGGAAAAGATATACACTTACAGCCACACCAAGGAGTAATTGTTCCAAATTTTGAAAAAACAGAAAACCATCATTATATCTGTGGGCCAAAGGTTTGGGAAATAAATGCCAGTGGGTTTAAAATTTCTGATGGGGGAACTTGGCAGGTGGATGCCGAAAAATACAATCCGAATTATTTCGATAACTTGATGAATCAAGTGTTGAATTCTAAATTGGGAGGTACTAGTATCAGTTTCAATTTAGAGGTGTATTTAAATGGGGATATTCTATTCACTATTTATGCAAGAGTTGGTTTAAATGCAAATACAGAAGTAAGCATAGGGGACGATTTAGGAATTATGACAAGTTTGTCGTTAAAACTAAACGCAAAGCTTGGGATCTATGGTTTAGGTAATCTTCAGTCTTCAACGAATTTATTCTCTCAAAATATTGCCTACGATAATACCAAACATTTTACGACTCACTTTAACCATTGGATCTATAAATTCTTCTTAAATAAGAATGTGGTAAGCGAGAGTTTTATGGAGTATTGGCAAGATGAAGAGAATCAAAAATATGCATACATCGGTGCCAAGAAAATGCGTACGGTTAATTTACTTGCTAGTAAGGTCGGACAAGATGAGAAAACCGGTTTAAGAACCTATGAATTTGATGCACTACCAAGTATTGGTATGTTGGGTGAAGAAATTGATGAAACTAAAGCAGATAAAGCAAAGAGAACAGTAAGTGATTTCAGTTATATGTTTGTAAATAAAGGACCACTAGCCATATTGTATAATATGATTGGTGATGACCCGAACAATGATAACAATGGACATTATGTTACTGTAGATTTAACCCTAAAAGGAAGTGATCTTATTGAGTTTATCAAAAAGGCACCCAAATTAGCTGAATTTGCAAAAGAAGAGTACAACATACTCAAATTAGTTTATGAATTAAGTGGAAATACTACTGGCGAAAAATTAAAAGGAACTTCTAGTATAGTAATTCAAACGCTCCTTTCAGAAGGGCCTAAATTCTTATGGAATACGTCAAAAGGTTTCTTGAAAGAAAGTATCTTGCCTCAGATCACAAGTAGATCAGTAAAAGCCGAGGATACTGTTTTCACTATGGCTAAAGGAGTAGACGAAGATAAGGCTTTAGACCAAATGTTATTGAACCATGTTAAAGGGGTTAAACCTAAAACTAAGACAAATTTTGAACTCGATGGAGGTATCAAGTTTACTTTGCAAACAGTCTATGAGAATGGAGATCTAAAACTTCAATATAAAAGAGCCACATTGTTGGGAGCAATAGATTTTGGTGTTGAATCCCCTCGATTTGGTAATTTCATTGCAGGAGCGAGTGTAGGTTTCAATGTTGGCATTGAATATGAAAGAAATATATGGGAAGCGCCGGGTACTGAAACATTAACTTATATCTCTACTGTTTACAATGCGCATGCAGCAGCAGGATTAAATTCAGAATCAGATAAAGGCAGAAGAGATGATGCGATGTCTAGATTTATTGCCATAGAAAAATATCTATTCGCAGAAGAAAGAAATAAAGAATATTATAAAAAGGCCATCAAAAATAAAGATGACCTGAAGAAAGCAGAATCTCTAGAAAAATTATCGAAAGAGAAAAAAGAGTTTGAGCTGTTTAGGTATATGAACAAACTTCATTGGGATGCAGTAGGTAAAGACACAAAATATACTTCTGAAGGGTGGAAGAATTATAAAGAGACATATTCTTCAGAAATTCAGGAATTAGCGAACAACTTTATTCATCCTTTGCTCAAGCATAAAGGGGATAACAATTTTAATAAAGCGGCAGAAGAGAAATCTTTGACGATGATTTCTAA
- a CDS encoding GPW/gp25 family protein, whose protein sequence is MRNYTGWKFPPVFNDKGTEVEMVSDHIDIRESLFILFSTHPGERPVNINFGCNLRQYLFKRLTIQLIQDIKYTIHEAITNFEKRIEVMETNINEENEKEGKFLSIQILYRIKETGEIGEFNYQSETE, encoded by the coding sequence ATGAGAAATTATACAGGTTGGAAGTTTCCCCCGGTTTTTAATGATAAGGGTACAGAGGTAGAGATGGTCTCAGACCATATTGATATTAGAGAAAGTCTTTTTATCCTTTTTTCTACTCACCCCGGGGAACGTCCAGTAAACATTAACTTCGGCTGTAACTTAAGACAGTATTTGTTCAAAAGGTTAACTATTCAGCTTATTCAAGATATTAAGTACACCATACACGAAGCCATTACAAATTTTGAAAAAAGAATTGAGGTGATGGAAACGAATATCAATGAAGAAAACGAAAAAGAGGGAAAGTTTCTAAGTATTCAAATCCTATATAGAATTAAAGAAACAGGAGAAATTGGAGAGTTTAATTATCAAAGTGAAACTGAATAA
- a CDS encoding phage tail protein, whose product MAEEIENTNTSPAIPTQPLIPGFRFKVVTITEEDKTDSKAIEKNSFASFQSISRINAKIKTEKVALLGSNNRQLHVHNGVEFDDVVFKKGILSGDINLSEPFLSSIVNMSKDKYRVQKMDLIVVALDQKDNPAYAVKLKRCFPTAWEMGEFNAETGQLLIESVTYSVGRIEEVSI is encoded by the coding sequence ATGGCTGAAGAAATAGAAAACACAAATACATCACCTGCAATTCCGACACAACCATTAATTCCTGGTTTCAGATTTAAAGTAGTCACAATTACAGAGGAAGATAAGACGGATTCAAAGGCAATTGAAAAAAATAGCTTTGCTTCATTCCAGAGTATCTCTAGAATTAATGCTAAGATAAAAACTGAAAAAGTGGCTCTATTAGGATCAAACAATCGACAACTGCATGTACATAATGGAGTTGAATTTGATGATGTGGTTTTTAAAAAGGGAATTCTTTCTGGTGATATCAATTTGAGTGAACCTTTTTTATCAAGTATTGTCAATATGTCTAAGGATAAATACAGAGTTCAAAAAATGGATTTAATAGTAGTCGCACTTGATCAAAAAGATAATCCAGCCTATGCTGTAAAGTTAAAAAGATGCTTTCCGACTGCTTGGGAAATGGGAGAGTTTAATGCAGAAACGGGACAATTACTTATAGAGAGTGTCACTTATTCTGTTGGGCGTATAGAGGAAGTAAGTATATAG
- a CDS encoding CIS tube protein has product MELKITSENGEITLLAISNLSTSLSASGGPADAQSTTSGSENVSRVRKNLSFSAYLDATGMLYDTSDDHHIISMISGLEATVLDKDKRNPATVNFKGTEMGINSGDKYNLTSFNTTFEMMDDKGIPLRAKIDLAFTQEFEKPAEGESGQKSESQNSKSQTEAQQSEW; this is encoded by the coding sequence ATGGAATTAAAAATCACATCAGAAAACGGAGAGATTACCCTTCTAGCTATAAGTAATCTTAGTACAAGTTTATCTGCAAGTGGAGGACCTGCAGATGCTCAGTCTACTACAAGTGGTTCCGAAAATGTATCAAGAGTACGAAAGAACCTTTCTTTTTCTGCTTATTTAGATGCAACGGGAATGTTGTACGATACCTCAGATGATCATCATATCATTTCTATGATAAGTGGTTTAGAGGCTACAGTTTTAGATAAAGATAAACGAAATCCTGCAACCGTAAATTTCAAGGGAACTGAAATGGGTATCAATAGTGGTGATAAATATAATCTTACCTCTTTTAATACCACTTTTGAAATGATGGATGATAAGGGAATTCCATTAAGGGCAAAAATTGACTTAGCATTTACTCAGGAATTTGAAAAACCTGCTGAAGGAGAATCAGGACAGAAAAGTGAATCTCAGAATTCAAAAAGTCAAACAGAGGCACAACAATCAGAATGGTAA
- a CDS encoding glycosyl hydrolase family 18 protein yields the protein MNKTYKLFAFMLFFVAALPTYGQEQKEEKKEDKKEEKGLRVMLQDYVKQANEEEKKEKDKPSDNLVEIAPEKENETEESSEDAEAIAEEETAVAEEENKIETDTASPPILMVEEKAFIDTLKMKNRLREVKRNSVKGDYTEEEWQKKMNLLSNKSLEGDYELLSDVEVFGWHPYWMGKGYDAYNFSLLSTIAYFSYELNPVDGKYHSIHDWETTALIDSAHLHNCKVLLTVTNFGYNNNRTFLQNRNEQQQTLITNLITLLFLRNADGVNIDFENIPKEHRQDFTNFIIDLSNTLRKANNNFKITLTIPPKDFNGVFDFKSLSPYVDQFIVMGYEFYGQNSNIAGPVAPIESGDFWWEFNVERSVLEYKVDGIPSDKLILGSPLYGAEWVTEDLTYPSKASHFVGYLTKKQIDNKIGGIPVQREPISGSAFHVYRDDLGRYHQIWFEDSTTLQSKVDLIKKHELKGIGFWALGFDNGNPEMWVTVKDNFTVTPDRGLSSFSAGKTRRYINYALRIMTNPRTLLNNPRMLLYMFGGVMGLNFCFIMMFLSFRYRLTKLMKVASSTLILVFMIIALGIFMVTYDFVSAKEVILMIVGILLGGLTLFFLSFRFFIKKELP from the coding sequence TTGAGGGTCATGCTTCAAGACTATGTAAAACAAGCTAATGAAGAAGAAAAGAAAGAAAAAGATAAACCTTCTGATAATTTAGTAGAGATCGCTCCTGAAAAAGAAAATGAAACAGAGGAATCTTCTGAAGATGCGGAAGCAATAGCAGAAGAAGAAACAGCTGTTGCTGAAGAAGAAAATAAGATTGAAACTGATACAGCCTCCCCACCAATATTAATGGTAGAGGAAAAAGCCTTTATCGATACGTTGAAGATGAAAAATCGTCTTCGTGAGGTAAAAAGAAATAGCGTAAAAGGAGATTACACCGAGGAGGAATGGCAGAAAAAAATGAACCTTTTAAGTAATAAATCTTTAGAAGGCGATTATGAGCTTTTAAGCGATGTGGAAGTATTTGGTTGGCATCCGTACTGGATGGGTAAAGGTTATGATGCCTATAACTTCTCTTTACTGAGCACTATTGCCTATTTTTCTTATGAGTTGAATCCTGTGGATGGTAAATACCATAGCATACACGATTGGGAAACCACCGCATTAATTGATTCAGCTCACTTACATAATTGTAAAGTGTTGCTTACAGTGACCAACTTTGGATACAATAATAACAGGACATTTTTACAAAATAGAAATGAACAACAGCAAACGTTAATTACGAATCTTATCACTTTGTTGTTCCTAAGAAATGCTGATGGTGTCAATATCGATTTTGAAAATATTCCAAAGGAACATCGACAAGATTTCACCAATTTTATTATTGATTTATCCAATACATTAAGAAAAGCGAACAACAATTTTAAGATCACTTTGACTATCCCTCCCAAAGACTTTAATGGAGTATTCGATTTCAAGAGTCTTTCACCTTATGTAGATCAATTTATTGTGATGGGATACGAGTTCTATGGTCAGAATAGTAACATTGCCGGCCCGGTAGCACCTATTGAAAGTGGTGATTTTTGGTGGGAGTTTAATGTGGAACGCAGTGTTCTTGAATATAAAGTAGATGGAATTCCTTCTGATAAATTGATTTTAGGTTCTCCATTGTACGGAGCAGAATGGGTGACAGAGGACCTTACTTACCCCTCGAAAGCGAGTCATTTTGTTGGCTATTTAACCAAAAAACAAATTGATAATAAAATAGGAGGAATACCTGTACAAAGAGAACCAATAAGCGGTTCTGCTTTTCATGTGTATAGAGACGATTTGGGTAGGTATCATCAGATTTGGTTCGAGGATAGTACCACCCTCCAAAGTAAAGTAGATTTAATCAAAAAGCATGAATTGAAAGGGATTGGATTTTGGGCTTTAGGTTTTGATAATGGAAATCCAGAAATGTGGGTTACTGTAAAAGATAATTTTACTGTTACTCCCGACAGGGGTTTGTCTTCTTTCTCTGCAGGTAAGACAAGAAGGTATATCAATTATGCACTTCGAATAATGACCAACCCTAGGACATTACTTAACAACCCAAGGATGTTGCTTTACATGTTTGGTGGAGTAATGGGATTGAATTTCTGTTTTATCATGATGTTCTTATCCTTTAGATATAGACTGACCAAACTCATGAAGGTAGCAAGTTCTACACTGATTCTTGTATTTATGATTATTGCGTTGGGCATTTTTATGGTGACCTATGATTTTGTAAGTGCCAAAGAAGTCATTCTAATGATTGTTGGAATATTACTAGGTGGTTTAACCTTGTTCTTCTTAAGCTTCCGTTTTTTCATCAAAAAAGAATTGCCGTAA
- a CDS encoding PAAR domain-containing protein, producing MGKEAARLGDLYKCEAHPPAPPLVLPVIASATVFINKIPALGIQPLPCGCQPIVKSTTVKIQGKFAVRKGDMLPAGTIQMGSPNVFIGD from the coding sequence ATGGGTAAAGAAGCAGCAAGATTAGGAGATTTATATAAATGTGAAGCACATCCGCCAGCACCACCTTTGGTATTACCAGTAATTGCTAGTGCGACTGTGTTCATTAATAAAATTCCAGCATTAGGTATCCAACCTTTGCCGTGTGGATGTCAACCTATAGTAAAAAGTACAACAGTAAAAATACAAGGAAAATTTGCTGTTCGTAAAGGAGATATGTTACCCGCTGGAACTATACAAATGGGGAGTCCAAATGTTTTTATAGGAGATTAA
- a CDS encoding phage baseplate assembly protein V: MTKINQLYSTRTAISVEANGKALDIKPYQVKDMNINYSVNDVPYCSLTLINANHDLEFSSIQDLYPSNEIKIYAENDVVEKVLLFEGIISKYGTQSKGRNFVTIIEILHPVFRLKRRAVNRLFALSLPEVVDKIFSDYELKVENQMDIEEEDSESRISQYQQNDFDFVVSKLRQAGCLLCYSPESITVKDVLLENPPKMKITPINSTRFNVFMDIEDLHDIANINTYNVEDMAIEQESSESVSFEAGDTSVDAATVSGALDLGATEIISFGQENTAIRKKWLTHKILESKLAKVKGGVTIEGTVDVNPGDFIEIIEAGSILEGEAFVYGVEHFMDQDNWKTTLLLGLPKMPASTNTTAEDTNFGIMGLQHGIVKKVQNSGDQHATDQYLVQVELPLLMQTDMANDVEPLVWARLASFYAGEAHGTFWLPELEDEVVVGFLGGHPDNPVILGSIFKNSDEHPHIGTESYKSIVTKSNLELAFDDENELIHMHTESTHVTLDEANGLLHLKVTDGDSVITECILDKDNNININSPDGEVNINADTINLTASSEINLEGTNGVAIDGKEINLKSSANMGVEAGNMLNLKGAQVNIN, from the coding sequence ATGACAAAAATAAATCAACTATATAGTACCAGAACGGCTATCTCTGTAGAAGCAAATGGGAAAGCATTGGATATTAAACCATATCAAGTGAAAGATATGAACATTAATTATTCGGTGAATGATGTTCCATATTGTAGTCTTACGTTGATTAATGCCAACCATGATTTAGAGTTTTCTTCGATTCAAGATCTATATCCTTCCAATGAGATTAAAATCTATGCAGAAAATGATGTGGTGGAGAAGGTATTATTGTTTGAAGGAATCATTTCAAAATATGGAACACAGAGTAAGGGTAGAAATTTTGTGACAATAATTGAGATTTTACATCCTGTTTTCCGTCTTAAAAGAAGAGCAGTCAACCGATTATTTGCACTTAGTTTACCAGAAGTAGTCGATAAGATATTTAGTGATTATGAACTTAAGGTCGAAAATCAAATGGATATTGAGGAAGAAGATTCTGAGAGTAGAATTTCTCAATATCAACAAAATGATTTTGATTTTGTGGTATCCAAATTAAGACAAGCAGGATGTCTTTTATGTTATTCTCCAGAGTCGATAACAGTGAAAGATGTATTGCTGGAGAATCCTCCAAAGATGAAAATTACTCCTATTAATTCTACAAGATTTAATGTCTTTATGGATATAGAAGATTTACATGATATCGCCAATATCAATACCTATAATGTAGAGGATATGGCCATAGAGCAAGAATCTTCGGAGTCCGTAAGTTTTGAGGCAGGGGATACGAGCGTAGATGCGGCAACTGTATCTGGAGCATTGGATTTAGGAGCCACAGAAATTATCTCATTTGGACAAGAAAATACCGCTATTCGTAAAAAATGGCTGACGCATAAAATTTTGGAGAGTAAGTTAGCTAAGGTAAAAGGAGGGGTAACTATTGAGGGTACGGTTGATGTTAATCCTGGAGATTTTATCGAAATTATAGAAGCAGGGAGCATATTAGAAGGTGAGGCTTTTGTGTATGGAGTAGAACATTTTATGGATCAAGATAACTGGAAGACAACCTTACTTTTGGGCCTCCCAAAAATGCCTGCCTCAACAAATACAACAGCAGAAGATACCAATTTTGGCATAATGGGTCTTCAACATGGAATTGTGAAGAAGGTACAAAATAGCGGAGACCAACATGCAACGGATCAGTACCTTGTACAAGTTGAATTGCCTCTGCTTATGCAAACGGACATGGCCAATGATGTGGAACCTCTAGTTTGGGCTCGATTGGCTTCCTTTTATGCAGGAGAAGCACACGGAACTTTTTGGTTGCCAGAATTAGAAGATGAGGTGGTGGTCGGCTTCTTGGGAGGGCATCCTGATAACCCAGTGATCTTAGGCTCAATTTTTAAGAATTCCGATGAACACCCCCACATTGGTACAGAAAGCTATAAATCTATTGTCACGAAAAGTAATTTGGAACTGGCTTTTGATGATGAAAATGAATTGATTCATATGCACACAGAAAGTACACATGTTACTTTGGATGAGGCCAACGGGTTATTACATCTAAAAGTGACAGATGGAGATTCAGTCATTACTGAGTGTATTCTAGATAAAGACAACAACATTAATATTAATAGCCCCGATGGAGAGGTAAATATTAATGCAGATACCATAAACTTAACAGCCTCTTCAGAAATTAATTTGGAAGGAACAAATGGAGTAGCCATAGATGGAAAAGAAATCAATCTGAAATCATCAGCCAATATGGGGGTAGAAGCAGGTAACATGTTAAATTTAAAAGGGGCACAAGTAAATATTAATTAG